CCGATGTGCAGCACGTTCAAGTTCGCGCTGTGCGCGACCGTGCTGCGGTTGGCAGACCAGGGAAAACTCTCGCTGGACCGGCGCCTGGCCATGACCACGCAGGACCTGCTGTCGCATGCACCGCTGACCGCCCGCCACGTGGGGAAGGACGTCACCGTGCGCGACCTGTGCCGCGCCACCATGGTCACCAGCGACAACCCGGCCGCCAACCTGCTCCTGCGTGTGGTGGGCGGCCCGGCCGGCGTGACCGCGTTTCTGCGCGCCAGCGGTGATGACGTGACCCGCAACGACCGTTACGAGCCGGACGTGAACCTGTTCGCCCCCGGCGACCCGCGCGATACCACCAGCCCCGCCGCGATGGCCGCCAGCCTGCAGCGGCTGGTGCTGGGCGAGCGGCTGCAGCCGGCCTCGCGCCAGCAACTGGCCGACTGGCTGATCGACAACGAAACCGGTGATGCGCGCCTGCGCGCCGGCTTGTCCAAGGCATGGCGGGTAGGCGACAAGACCGGCAGCAATGGCGAAGACACCACCAACGACATCGCCATCCTCTGGCCACTGGCCGGCGGCGCACCGTGGGTGCTCACCAGCTACCTGCAAGGCGCCCGCCTCGATGATGCCGGCCGCAACGACGTACTGCGCCAGGTAGCCGTCATCGCCGAACAGCACATCCCCCGGTAGAGCCGACCGTTGGTCGGCTGCACGCAATGCCGGATTCAATGGCAGCCGGGCAGAGCCCGGCTCTACCCCTCAACCGCGCACCGCCTCCAGGAACTCGCGCCCCCAACGATCCACGTCGTAATACTCCACGCTGCCGAACAGCTGCCGCATGCGCCCGGTGGCTTCTTCCTCGGGCATCGACAACGCCTGCAGCAGGCCGGCGGTCAGGTCGGCCGGATCGTGCGGGTTGGTCAGCACCGCGCCCTTCAACTCCGCTGCCGCACCGGCGAACTCGCTGAGCACCAGTACGCCGCTGCTGCCTTCGATGCCGTGGGTGGCCACGAACTCCTTGGCCACCAGATTCAGGCCATCGCGCAACGGCGTGATCCACATCACCTGCGCCGCTGCGTAGTGCGCCACCACCTCCTCAAACGGCAGGGCCTGTGCGAAGAACCGCACCGGCGTCCAGTCCAGTCGTGAGAAGCGGCCGTTGATGCGTCCCACCGCCTGTTCGATCTGGTTCTGCAGCGTGCGGTACACGGTCATTTCGCGTGCGGCCGGCACGCACACCATCAACAAGGTCACCTTGCCCTGGCGTTCGGGATGCTGTTCCAGCAGGCGTTCGAAGGCCTCCAGCTTGGCCAGCGTGCCCTTGGTGTAGTCCAGCCGCTCCACCGACAGCACCAGCTTGCGTGCCCCGATCTCGCGGCGCAGCTTGAAGATGTCATTGCGCACATCGCTGCGCGCCAGCACGTTATGGATGCGGCGCAGGTCGGTGCCCACCGGGTGCGCGCCCAGCGCGATTTCACGGTCGCCCACGCGCAGGCGCGTGGTCATGGTGTCCAGCCCCACCGCGCAGCCATAGGTGAGGAAGCGCGGGGCGCAGCTTTCCCATGCCAGGCGCTCGGCCGGCACGGCGCCGCGTACCACGTCCACGAAGTTCTCCACCTGGCGCGGAATATGGAAGCCGATGTAGTCGCACGACAGCAGGCTGCCGATGATCTCGCGGCGCCACGGCACCACGTTGAACACATCCGCCGACGGGAAGTAGGTGTGGTGGAAGAAGGCGATTTTCAGGTCCGGGCGCAGTTCGCGCAGCGTGGCCGGCACCATCCACAGGTTGTAGTCGTGGATCCACACCGTGGCCCCGTGCGCGGCTTCGGCGGCAGTGGCCTCGGCGAACTTGCGGTTGACCTTCAGGAACACCTGCCAGTCGTCCTCGCGGAACTTCGCGCGTTCCCAGAACACATGCAGCATCGGCCAGAACGCTTCCTTGGAGAAGCGCTTGTAGAAGATGTCCACTTCCTGCCGGCTCAACGGCACCCGCGCGGCGGTGAGGGTGGGGTAGCGCTCGGCGTCCACCGCCAGGTGGGTCTGGAACGGGCCGCGTTTGGGATCGTCGATGCCCCATGCCACCCAGGAGCCTTTCTGGCCGCCTTCGAAGAAGCTCAGCAGCGAGGGAATGATGCCGTTGGGCGAGCGCGGCGGGCGCTGCACCAGCACGCCGTTCTCCATCACTTCGTCGAAGGGCAGGCGGTGGTAGACCATCACCAGGTCAGCGCCGGCGGCGCGGGCCTGCTTGGGCGGGTACAGGTAGCGGTCATCGTCGGCGAGCAGCGCGAAGTGCTCGATCGCCTCCAGGATGCCGCCACACCCCGGCGCCTGCGCGTGGAAGGTGGTGGCCAGCGTGGCGGTCGCCTCGGTCAGCGCCGGCTCGGAATCGCCCACGCACACGCCGCGGAAGCCGGCGGTGTACATCGACAGGTCATTGAGGGTGTCGCCAGCCACCAGGATGCGCTCGCGCGGCAGGTCCAGCAGGCGCGCAAGCGCGGCCAGGGTGCGGCCCTTGTCGGTGTCCGGCGGCAGGATGTCCAGGTAGCGGTCAGCCGAATACAGCACGTCGCAGCCCAGCGCCTGGGCGGCGGCCTGGATCTGCGCGCGCAGCGGCGCCAGCGTCTGGGGATCGCAGAAATACGAGCAGCGTCGTTCCTGCGGCACGTCCTGGCGCTGCAGCGCGGTGAACGGGCGCATCGCCGCGGCCACCACGTGTTCGCCGGGCCAGTGCGCATCGATCATCGACTGCAGCGGCTGCAGGGGCTGCAGCGTGTGGCCATCCACCACGGTCGCGCCGACATCGCAGACCACGTAGTCCGGGCGCGGGATCGCCGGGTCGGAGAGCAGCGGCATCACCGCTTCCAGGCCGCGGCCGGTGATGAAGATCAGGGCGATGCCGGGGTGTTGGTCAACCAGCCGGTACAACCGGTGGCGCGCGGCGGCATCGCCGGCAAGGAAAGTGCCATCCAGGTCGGTGGCCAGAATCAGCTGCGGGGCCGGCGTGGCCGGCGGTGTACGGGTCGGAGTGGAGAGAGAGGGTGTCGATACAGTCAATGGGCTTCCTTATCGGAATGAGGGGAATAGGGGGTGTCGGGCGGCGCCTCAAGGTCGGTCTCGGGCATCAGCTCCAATGCCGACGGCGTGGTACGCAGCATCAGCCGGAACCCGACCGGATGCGTGCGCACCCGCTGGAACCGCAGCAGGCGCGCGCCGGTGAACAGCGCCAGCACCATCAGCACCACGGCGAAATACAGCGGCAGCGCGGCGGGACCGAAGCGCTGCATGGCCGCGCCGGCCAGCGCCGGGCCCAAGGCCGCGCCCACGCCGTGCACCAGCAGCAGGCTGGAACAACCCGACAGCAGGTGCTGGCGCGGCAGGTAGTCCAGCATGTGCGCCACCGCGAACGGATACAGCGCGAAGGCCAGCCCGCCGTAGCAGAAGAACAGCCCAAACAGCAGGTGCGTCTGCAACTGGATCATCGGCAGCGACGCCACCACCGCGATGCCGGCGGCGGCCAGGCTCAGCGCCACCAGCCCGCTGCGGCGATCGTGGCCGTTGCTGATATGGCCCAGCGGCCACTGCAGCAACGCACCGCCCAGGATCGCGGTGAGCATGAACAGCGCCACGCCATTGCCATCCAGGCCCACCGCACCGGCATACACCGGCAGCAGGCCCCAGAAGGCACCCATCGCCAGCCCGGACAGGCCCGCCGCCACGGTGGCCACCGGCGCCATCGCATACAGCCGGCCCAGGGTGAGCCGCGATACGACCGGCACGTCCGGTTGACGCAGCCGGGTGGCAGTCACCGGCAACACCGCCGCGCAGATCAGGATCGCGGTCAGCATGAACATCGCCATCGCGCTGGCATCGCCCAGCATCAGCAGCACCTGGCCCAGCGCCAGCGCAGAAAGATTGACCACCATGTACAGCGAGAACGCGCGGCTGCGCCGGGCCGGATCGGGCTCGGCGTTGAGCCAGCTCTCGATCACCGTATACAGCCCCACCAGCGCGATGCCGGTGGCAATGCGCAGCACGCCCCAGGCGACGGGATGCAGCCAGAGGGGATGCAGCAGCACGGCAATCGCCGCGAGGGCGGCGAAGAACGCGAACGCACGGATATGCCCGATGCGGCCGATCAGCGAAGGCGCGAAAAAGGTACCGATGAAGAAGCCGGCGAAATACCCGGACATCACCAGCCCCAGCGTGCCGGCACCGAAGCCGGCCTGGCCGCCGCGCACCGCCAGCAGGGTGCCCAGAAGCCCGCTGCCGGTGAGCAGCAGCGCGACGCCGGTGAGCAGGGCGGTCAGCCGCAGCATGCGCGCGGCCTGGGTGGGAAGGCAGTAAACAACACCTGATCTACCGTAACACAGCCACGATGAAGCCCTGGTTGCAGCCACGCCCGCGCGTTTGCACTGCCTGTGCATGCAGGCTAGGGTAGGGCGATGAATGTTCCCAACGTTGTTGCACCGCTCGCCATTGCGTTGTTGCTCGCCGCCTGCGGTGGGCGGCAGGACAGCGTGGCTCACGACGTAGCCAATGCACCGGCCGATGCATTCCTTGCCGCGGTCGCCGCCCATTGCGGCAAGGCGTACGAAGGCAAGGTGATCGCCAACGAACCGCGCACCGATGCACCCGACCCCTTCGAGGGCAAGCGGCTGGTGATGCACGTGCGCGGGTGCGACGATCCCGCACACGGGCTACGCATTCCGTTCCATGTCGGCGACGATCATTCGCGCACCTGGGTGATCAGCCGCACCGAGACCGGCCTGCGCCTGAAGCACGATCACCGCCACCAGGACGGCAGCCCCGATGCGGTGACCATGTACGGCGGTGACAGCAAGCCACCGGGTACCGCGCAGCGCCAGAGCTTCCCGGTGGATGCCGATTCGGTGGCGATGTTCCGCAAAGCCGACATGCTGCCGTCCGTGCACAACACCTGGGCGATGGACATCGAGCCGGACCAGCGCTTCATCTACGAACTCACCCGCCCGGGCGGTCGCCGCTTCCAGGTCGAGTTCGACCTGAGCAAGCCAGTGGCGCTGCCGCCCGCGCCGTGGGGCAGCACCCCGTAGAGCGGGGCTCTGCCCCGCTGCGGTTTGCGCACCTGCCACGGATTGATGGGGTTGCCGGCCAGCGGCCGGCACTACCGTTTCGTGCGGGGGGCGCCCGTTCGCCGCCGCGTAGAGCGGGGCTCTGCCCCGCTGCGGTTTGCGGCCCTGCCACGGGTTCACGAGGTTGCCGGCCAGCGGCCGGCACTACCCGTTGATGCGTCTACCGCACCCCGAACCGGGCGCGGCAGCCGTTGCTGACCCACAGGCTGCTGTTGGTATAGCCCCAACTGCGGCCTTCCACGCAGGCGCTGCCGGACAGCTGCTGCTGCAGCACCGGGCGGCCCTGGCGGGCGTCCCAGGCGCAGGTCTGCTGGCGGTTGCTGTTGCTGCTGCAGGTCACGCTGTAATTGCTGTTGCCCCCGCCGTTACCGCCGCCCCAGCCGCCGCGGGCCTCGGCGAACTCGCCACGGCAGCCGCGGTTGACCCATACCGCGCCATTGCGCACGCCCCAGGTCTGGCCTTCCACGCAGGCCGAGCCCGAGATCTGCCGGACCAGGGTGGCGTTGCGCCAGCCGGTGTTGCAGCTGCGCTCGCGGTTGTCCTGGCTTTCACAGCGGATGGTGCCGCCGGTGCTGCCGCCGCCACCGCCCCAGTTGCCGCCGTTGCCGCGCCCTTCGACGAACTCGGCGCGGCAGCCGCCGGTGACCCACACGGTGCCGTTGCGCGAGCCCCAGGTGCGCCCTTCCTGGCAGGCCGAGCCGGAGATCTGCCGCGACAGCTGGGCACTGCGCCAGCCGGTGTTGCAGACCCGCTCGCGGTTGTTCTGGCTCTCGCAGCGCACGGTGCCGCCGTTGTTGCCCCCGCCGCCACCGTTCCAGCCCCCACCGCCGCCGCTGCCGCGCAACGAGGTGGCGATGTCCTGCTTGATCCGCGAGAAGCCCCAGCCCGAATTGACCTGGGCCAGGTAGAAGCGCAGCTGGTCGTCGGGAATGCGGCGGCCATTGGACTGATCGGCATATTCCTGGGTGATCACCCGCGAGCGGTCGCTGGAGGACAGCTGCGACAGGTTCTCGGGGGCGTAGGCGCGGGTGCTCATCTGGGCCTGGGCGGCCGGGGCGCTACAGCCCAGCGCCAGGGCCAGGCAGACAACGGTGAGGCGACGGTTCATGGCGACATCCCCTTGCGGTCGTTGGTGCGCGGACTATAGGAACGGGCCGGGTTCACGGCGCGTGATGCCCGCCGGGCGGGGCCGCAGGGGCGGGCGGGGCGGGGGGCGGGCCACGGCCCATTTGCCCCGGCGCAGGCTACGCCGCAGAATAAAGGGCTGTCCGGCGCAACCTGGTGCCGGCATTCTCCTGCGGAGCTTTACCCCCATGCGTACCCACTTCTGTGGCCTGGTCGATGAGACCCTGATTGGCCAAACCGTTACCCTCGCCGGCTGGACCGACGTTGCCCGCAACCAGGGCGGCGTGTGCTTCATCGATCTGCGCGATCATGAAGGCATCGTGCAGGTGACGGTGGAAGTCGACAACGCGGCCGTGTTCGCCGTGGCCGCCAGCCTGGGCTACGAGGACGTGTTGCAGGTGGAAGGCGTGGTGCGCGCGCGTCATGCGGTCAACGACAAAATCCGCACCGGCAAGGTGGAAGTGATCGCCACGGCCATCACCATCCTCAACAAGGCCGAGCCGCTGCCGTTCCACGCCCACGAGAACCCGGGCGAGGAAACCCGCCTGAAGTACCGTTACCTGGATCTGCGCCGCCCGGAAATGCAGCGCATGCAGCGTACCCGCATCAAGCTGGTGCAGGCGCTGCGCCGTCACCTGGACGCCACCGGCTTCCAGGACATCGAAACCCCGATCCTGACCAAGGCCACCCCGGAAGGCGCCCGCGACTTCCTGGTGCCCGCGCGCATGCACCCGGGCGAGTTCTACGCCCTGCCGCAGAGCCCGCAGCTGTTCAAGCAGATCCTGATGGTGGCCGGCTTCGACCGCTACTACCAGATCGCGCGCTGCTTCCGCGACGAGGCCCTGCGCGCCGACCGCCAGCTGGAATTCACCCAGCTGGACATGGAGTTCGCCTTCGTGCGCGAGCGCGACGTGCAGGACTTCGTCGAAGACATGATCCGCGCCATCTTCAAGGAAGTGGTGGACGTGGAACTGGCCGCCAGCTTCCCGCGCCTGACCTGGGCCGAGGCGATGCGTCGCTTCGGGTCGGACAAGCCGGACCTGCGCATCGCGCTGGAGCTGGTGGACGTGGCCGAACTGGTCAAGACCAGTGAGTTCCCGGTGTTCACCGCCGCCGCCAATGATGCCGACGGCCGCGTGGCCGCGCTGCGCATCCCCGGCGGTGCCACGCTGAGCCGCAAGCAGATCGACGAGTACGCCGCGCATGCCGCCAAGTACGGCGCCAAGGGCCTGGCCTACATCAAGATCGGCGACACCGGCGAAGTCAGCTCGCCGATCGCCAAGTTCTTCAGCGAAGAGGCCTTCGCCGCGCTGGTGGCCCACGTCGGCGCCGGTAACGGCGACATCGTGTTCTTCGGCGCCGGTGGCTACAACAAGGTGTCCGACTTCATGGGCGCGCTGCGCCTGAAGGCCGGCAAGGACTTCAACCTGGTCGCTGCCGGGTGGGCGCCGCTGTGGGTCACCGACTTCCCGATGTTCGAGTACGACGACGAAGCCCAGCGCTACGTCGCCCTGCATCACCCCTTCACCGCTCCGGCGGTGGACGACATCGCCGACCTGCGCGCCAACGCCAAGACCGCCGTGTCGCGCGGCTATGACATGGTGCTCAACGGCAACGAGATCGGCGGCGGTTCGATCCGTATCCACCGCTCGGACATGCAGAGCACGGTGTTCGACCTGCTGGGCATCGGTGCCGAAGAGGCCGAGGCCAAGTTCGGCTTCCTGCTCGATGCGCTGCGCTTCGGCGCGCCGCCGCACGGTGGCATCGCCTTCGGCATCGACCGCATCGCCGCGCTGATGGCCGGCACCGAGTCGATCCGCGACGTCATTCCGTTCCCGAAGACCACCGGCGCGCAGTGCCTGATGACCGGCGCCCCGTCGCCGATCCCGGACGAGCAGCTGGCCGAAGTGCACATCCAGGTTCGCCCGCGCAAGGCCTGACCCCGCCAACGTAGTGCCGGGCTCTGCCCGGCAAGCCCCACCAAACCCCGGAGATCCTGCAATGAGCGAATTCGCGTTTTCGTTGGAATGGGAAAAGCTGGGCAATGAAGGCGCCGACGCCGCCCTGGTAACCGAACGCGCCCGCGTGTTCGGTGGCTGGCTGGTGCGCGTGGGTACCAGTCCCGCCGCGATGGCCCTGACCTTCGTGCATGACGGCGAAGGTCGCTGGGATGGCGAGGACTTCGGCGTGGAAGACTACGAAGAAGACGAAGACGACCTCGACGAGGAAGACGACGAGGGAGAGGAAGAAGAAGGCGAAGAGGACGAGGAAGAGTACGAGGACGAGGACGAAGAGGAGGGCGACGAGGAAGAAGACGCCCCCCACGGAGCGCAGGCCTGAGGCCTGCCCGGACGCCCGCCATGTACACCATCCGCCGCGCCACCGTTGACGATGCACCGACCCTGTCGGTGCTGGCCACGCGTACCTTCGTGGAAACCTTCGGCCATCTCTATCCTGCGCAGGACCTGCAGAACTTCCTCGACGAGGCCTATGCGGTCGACCGCCAGCACACCATCCTGGCCCACCCGGACTACGCGGTGTGGCTGCTGGAACGGGACGGCGTGGCGGTTGGCCATGCCGCGGCCGGCCCCTGTGGCCTGCCGCACCCGGACGTGCAGCCGGGCGATCGCGAACTCAAGCGCCTGTACCTGATCAAGGACGAACAGAGCTGCGGCTGGGGCAGCCGGTTGCTGGAAACGGCGCTGGACTGGCTCGAACGCGACGGCCCGCACACCCTATGGTTGGGCGTGTGGTCGGAGAACTTCGGCGCGCAGCGTTTTTATGCCCGCTACGGCTTCAACAAGGTGGGTAGCTACGAATTCCCGGTCGGCAGCGTGCGCGACCTGGAATTCATCCTGCGCCGACCGGCCGGCCCGGCGCGCTGAGCGCCCGGCCCATTTCCCCCTCCATCGCACTGGACCGCAACGGCTTCACCCGCCGTTGCACGGTCTATTCGTCTAATGGCCGTGTTTTCTCCCGCAGGTCCCAAGCCAACCGGCTAGGCTGAGTGCATGAATCCCCCTGTTTTACTGCTTCACGGCATCTGGAATGCCCGCGCGTGGGTTGGCCCGTTGGCCTGGCGGCTGCGCGCGCGTGGCTTCAGCGTGGACACCTTCGGCTATTCCAGCGTCTTCGGCGGTCCCGACGTGGCGGTGCCGCAACTGCTGGAACGTCTCAAGGACAGCGGCCCGGTGTCGCTGGTCGGGCACAGCCTGGGCGGGCTGGTGGCGCTGGAGGCATTGCGCCAGCAGCCGGACCTGCCGGTGTCGCGGGTGGTCTGCCTGGGTTCGCCGTTGCGCGGCAGCGGCACCGCCCGGTCGCTGGCCGAGCATGGCTGGTCGCTGGCGCTCGGCCGCAGCAGCGACCTGCTGCTCGACGGCCTGCCGGCTTGGGAGGGCAGGGCGCAGGTGGGATTGATTGCCGGCTCGGTCCCGCATGGCCTGGGCAGCCTGCTGGGCGCCATCGGCGAGGCCTCCGACGGCACCGTGGCGCTGGATGAGACCCACCTGCCGGGCCTGGCCGACCATTGCGTGGTCCCGGCGAGCCACAGCGGGCTGGTGTTTTCCCCCGAGGCCGCGCGCCAGACCGCCGCGTTCCTGCGCGATGGCCGCTTCCGGCCCGACCGCGCCGCCCACGCCGCCTGAGCCCGGGCGGCCCCCCGGCCACGACTAACACGGTCGCGGCGGGCGATCAGGTAGAATCCGCGCCCTGTTCCTCATGCAAGCACGGTAATACCCATGGGTAGAGGTCCCTCGATCGAGAACCGCAAAAACGCGTCTGACGCGAAGCGCGGCAAGATTTTCACCAAGATCATCCGCGAGATCGGCGTTGCCGCGCGCGGCGGTGGAGGGGACCCCAACAACAACCCGCGCCTGCGGGTTGCCATGGACAAGGGCCTGGCCTCGAACATGTCCAAGGACGTGATCGAGCGCGCCATCAAGAAGGCCACCGGCGAACTGGAAGGCGTGGAATACGAAGAGATCCGCTACGAGGGCTATGCCCCCGGTGGCGTGGCCGTGATCGTGGACTGCCTGACCGACAACCGCGTGCGCACCGTGGCCGATGTCCGCCACGCGTTCAGCAAGTGCGGCGGCAACATGGGCACCGAAGGCTCGGTGGCCTTCATGTTCAAGCGCGTGGGCGTGCTGCATTTCGCCGCCGGCGCCGATGAAGAGACCATCACCGAGGCGGCCATCGAGGCCGGCGCGGACGACATCGTGGTGTACCCGGAAGACGGCGCGATCGACGTGTTGACCGCCGCCGACAGCTACCACGCGGTCAAGGACGCCATGGAAGCGGCCAAGCTGACCCCGGACCACGCCGAACTGACCTTCCGCGCCGACAACGACATCAAGGTCGAAGGCGACACCGCCCTGCAGGTCAAGAAGCTGCTGGACATGCTGGAAGACCTGGACGACGTGCAGGACGTGTTCTCCAACGCCGACCTCGGCGCGGACGCCTACGCCTGACCGGACGCGCTGCCGGTCGCCTTTGGCGACCGGTGGGCGGACAATGCGGACCATGATGACTCCCGCCGTTCCCTGCCATCGCCGCCGCACTGCTCCGTTCCGGGTCCTGCCCGGCCGCGTGCGTGCCGCATGACCCGCATCCTCGGCATCGACCCCGGTTCGCAACGCACCGGGGTGGGCATCATTGACGTGGATGCCACCGGCAAGGTCGTGCACGTGCACCACCTGCCGCTGGTGTTGCTGGGCGCCGACGATTTCCCGCAGCGCATGAAGCTGCTGGTGCTGGGCCTGAATGCCCTGGTCGAGGAATACCGCCCCGACGAAGTGGCGATCGAAAAAGTGTTCATGGCGCGCAACCCCGACTCGGCCCTGAAGCTGGGCCAGGCCCGCGGCGCGGCCATCTCGGCCGTGGTCATGCGCGACCTGCCGGTCAGCGAGTACGCGGCCACCGAAATCAAGCTGGCCGTGGTCGGCCGCGGTGGCGCGGAAAAACAACAGGTCCAACACATGGTCGGGCTCATGCTCAACCTGAAAACCAAGCTGCAGGCCGACGCCGCCGATGCGTTGGCCGTGGCCATCACCCACGCCCACGTACGGGCAACGGCGCAACGCCTGGGCGTCAACGCCCGCATGGCCTGGAGCCGCAAATGAGGAAAGCTGCATGATTGGTCGTCTGCGCGGGATCGTGGCCTACAAGGCGCCGCCGTGGCTGCTCATCGACGTCAATGGCGTCGGTTACGAGCTGGAGGCGCCGATGAGCACCTTCTACGACCTGCCCGAGCTGGGCCGCGAGGTCACCCTGTTCACCCACTACGCGCAGAAGGAAGACAGCGTGTCGCTGTATGGCTTCCTGCGCGAGGGCGAGCGCCGCCTGTTCCGCGACGTGCAGAAGGTCAGCGGGATCGGCGCCAAGATCGCGCTGGCGGTGCTGTCGGGGGTGAGCGTGGACGAGTTCGCGCGCATGTTGCAGGCCGGTGACATCACTGCGCTGACCCGCATTCCCGGCATCGGCAAGAAGACCGCCGAGCGCATGGTGCTGGAGCTGCGCGACCGCGCGGCCAACTTCGGCGGGGGCGGTGCGCCCCTGGCCGGTGCCGCGCCGGCCACCGACCCGGTCTCCGAGGCCACCGTGGCCCTGCAGCAGCTGGGCTACAAGCCGGCCGAGGCGGCGCGCATGGCGCGCGATGCCAACGCCGAGGGCGACGATGTCGCCACCGTCATCCGCAAGGCCCTGCAGGCCGCGCTGCGCTGACCCGCGCGCTGCCTTCTTCCTGATACCGACCGCGTCCGCCCGGAGCACCATGTCCACCTCTTCCACCCAGCACGACAACGGCCACGCCGCGCACGGCCACGCGCCGGCGGCCGGCGGCATGGCCCTGATGATCGGCGCCATCGGCGTGGTGTTCGGCGACATCGGCACCAGCCCGCTGTACACGTTGAAGGAAGCGTTCTCGCCGCATTACGGCCTCAACAGCGACCACGACACCGTCCTGGGCGTGCTGTCGCTGGCGTTCTGGGCGCTGAACATCGTGGTCACGCTCAAGTACGTCACCATCATCATGCGCGCCGACAACGAGGGCGAGGGCGGCATCATGGCGCTGATGGCGCTGACCCAGCGCACCCTGCGGCATGGCTCGCGCTCGGCCTACGTGGTGGGCATCCTGGGCATCTTCGGGGCCTCGTTGTTCTTCGGCGACGGGGTGATCACCCCGGCCATCTCGGTGCTGGGTGCGGTCGAAGGCCTGGAGGTCGCCGCGCCCGGGCTGCATGCGTTCATCGTGCCGATCACCGTGGTGGTGCTGCTGGCGGTGTTTGCGGTGCAGCGCTTTGGCACCGAGAAGATCGGCAAGCTGTTCGGGCCGATCACCTCGATCTGGTTCATTTCGCTGGCGGCGATCGGCATCTGGAACATCGTCGATGCGCCGGAAGTGCTCAAGGCCTTCAACCCCATGTGGGCGCTCCGTTTCTTCATGGAGCACGGCTGG
This is a stretch of genomic DNA from Stenotrophomonas rhizophila. It encodes these proteins:
- a CDS encoding YebC/PmpR family DNA-binding transcriptional regulator, coding for MGRGPSIENRKNASDAKRGKIFTKIIREIGVAARGGGGDPNNNPRLRVAMDKGLASNMSKDVIERAIKKATGELEGVEYEEIRYEGYAPGGVAVIVDCLTDNRVRTVADVRHAFSKCGGNMGTEGSVAFMFKRVGVLHFAAGADEETITEAAIEAGADDIVVYPEDGAIDVLTAADSYHAVKDAMEAAKLTPDHAELTFRADNDIKVEGDTALQVKKLLDMLEDLDDVQDVFSNADLGADAYA
- the ruvC gene encoding crossover junction endodeoxyribonuclease RuvC; translated protein: MTRILGIDPGSQRTGVGIIDVDATGKVVHVHHLPLVLLGADDFPQRMKLLVLGLNALVEEYRPDEVAIEKVFMARNPDSALKLGQARGAAISAVVMRDLPVSEYAATEIKLAVVGRGGAEKQQVQHMVGLMLNLKTKLQADAADALAVAITHAHVRATAQRLGVNARMAWSRK
- the ruvA gene encoding Holliday junction branch migration protein RuvA is translated as MIGRLRGIVAYKAPPWLLIDVNGVGYELEAPMSTFYDLPELGREVTLFTHYAQKEDSVSLYGFLREGERRLFRDVQKVSGIGAKIALAVLSGVSVDEFARMLQAGDITALTRIPGIGKKTAERMVLELRDRAANFGGGGAPLAGAAPATDPVSEATVALQQLGYKPAEAARMARDANAEGDDVATVIRKALQAALR